The sequence AACTCTCTTCTTCCAGCGCCCGCTTAATGAAACATCCGACCTTGGTTTCGTCTTCTATGACCAGGACCCGCATATCTACGTACTCCGACAGAGGTGAATAAGCGTGGTGATTATACCAAACGGATCGGCCTGAATCTTGTTGTAGTGGCGAGTCGTACAAACGTGAAGCGGACCGAGGAACGATGCCCAGTCCTCGAGGGTGTGACTAGGTGGAATCACCGGGGAAGGTTTGTTCCAACGATGTAATCATGGGCTTCCCATTGCGAATGTTGAAGAGCAGTGTTTCCTCACCCTCTATCTTGAACTCTCGATTGGCTTGCAGAAGTGTCTCCGCCGACTTAAAGGACACTTTCGCGCTTTGCTCATCCGCGGCTAACGAGACCGTCGTCGTCGTGCGAGTGAAGTCATTAGCGCTAGGGAAAGCAAAAGCCATGGCCAACGTCTTCCGATATTCTTCCCGGGTCAAGAGGGCCACTTGTTGTTGTGACCCTTGCTTCATGTGAATGGTAATGGTGGCATCGGAGGTAATGTGGCGCACGACAGCATCGACATCCTTTCGCCGAGTGGCCTCGTCGAGCGTATTGAGCAACAGATCGATTCCTTCACGAGTCAGCCTCACATCAGCAGAAATCGGTTTTGTCTGGGAGTCAGTTGGAATCTCACTGGGTTGGCTGCTGAACACTTGAGGAGCCAAGAAACTCGTCGGCAAGCCCTGTCTCTTGAAAGCCAGGTATCCGGTGCCGACCGCGGCACAGAACACGAGCGCGATGACAATGGCGATCCACGTCGAGGAGCCACGCGAGGGTTCATTGGCCGTCCTCCGATCGGGGCCCTGCTTCATAGCGACCATGTGATCAGCTCTCAGGATTTAGGGTATGCCTAACAATAGCCTGAATTCCACCAAAAGCAACCAAAGTGCGGGCCTCGGCATAAGGCAAGAATTGCGAGGGTCGGGATAGCCCCGTCCTGCACGACCCCTCTGTCCCCTCCGGCCGCCATCCTAATCTGCCACACTCAACTTGTCCAAGAAACGGGATATACAGTCTCTTGGAAATGTGTTGATCCCGTGGTACGCTGCGCGGTTAACTGGACTATGATTCCTACAAATTCTCCGGAAACCAACAGAAGGCAAACGACCCCATGACGATCCAGAATTGGCTACAACCGACCGACGACTTTCTCCCTCGACACCTAGGACCTTCAAACGCTGATCTCCAGGAGATGCTGGCGACATTAGGCCTACACTCTCTCGATACGTTGGCGGATACAGCGATTCCTCGCGATATACGCCTCAATCAACCCCTCGGCATTCCTGAGAGAGAAGGCGAAGAAGCCGTCCTAGCACGACTGAAAGGGATCGCATCCCAAAATAAAGTCTATCGGTCACTGATCGGCATGGGCTACTACGACTGCATCACTCCTGGCGTGATTCAGCGCAACATACTAGAAAATCCGGCATGGTATACGCAATACACCCCCTATCAAGCCGAGATCTCACAAGGCCGCTTGGAGGCCCTCGTAAACTTTCAGACCATGGTGGCTGACCTGACCGGGCTGCCACTGGCGAATGCCTCCCTGTTGGATGAAGCAACTGCCGCAGCCGAAGCGATGGCAATGTGCTATGCGATCACTCGCCATGCCGGTCAGGAGCGAAATGAGTTTTTCATGTCCCGCGACTGCCACCCACAGACCTTGGCGGTGTTGCAGACCAGAGCGGAACCTCTGGGCATCACCATTCGAAGTGGCGTCCCGTCGCCGGATGATTGCCTGCGTCCGAAACTCTGCGGCCTATTGTTGCAATACCCTGCTACCGACGGGTATGTGGGCGACTTCAGCGCGTTGGTAACGCAAGCTCACGAGGCCGGCGTTCTGGTGGTGGTTGCGACCGATCTTCTTGCCCTGACCTTACTTCGCTCGCCGGGAGAATTCGGAGCCGATATTGCCGTCGGCTCGACACAACGGTTCGGCGTGCCGATCGGCTTCGGTGGACCACATGCGGCGTTTTTGGCCACCAAGGAAGAGTACAAGAGGCAAGTGCCGGGCCGACTTGTCGGCGTCTCAAGAGACGTGACGGGTAAACCGGCCATCAGGCTTTCGCTTCAAACGCGGGAACAACACATTCGACGAGAGAAAGCGACGAGCAATATCTGTACAGCTCAGGTCCTGCTGGCCGTGATGGCCGGCATGTTTGCGGTCTATCATGGGCCGGATGGGCTTCGTCGTATTGCCGAGCGTATCCACGGCCTTACGTTGCTTCTGGCTGAAGGTCTCCGTCGGCTCGGATTCGACGTTCTCCCGAAGGTTTTCTTTGACACCCTTCGGATTCCAGTCTCCAAAACCCAAGCGGATCAGATTGTTGCGCGGGCCAATGAACACGGGATCAATTTCCGGCACTACGAGGACGGTTCGATCGGAATGTCACTCGACGAGGTGAGTTCCCAAGAAGAAGTTCATCGCCTCCTGCAATTATTCGTCGGCCACGATCAATTACCGTTCCGTCTCTCCGATCTTGCTGCGACCATCCATCCTCACTACCCGGCCCCCTTGGCGAGAACAAGTCCGTATCTGACGCACGAGGTGTTCCATCGGTATCGCTCGGAACACGAGATGCTTCGCTATCTCCACAGATTACAAGCCAAGGATTTGTCGCTGGTGCACTCCATGATTCCGTTGGGATCATGCACGATGAAACTCAACGCAACCGCTGAAATGCTGCCGGTGACATGGCCGGAATTCGCGCGCCTACATCCGTATGCACCAGTTGAGCAAACGCATGGCTACCAGACCTTGTTCCGACAACTCGAAACGTGGCTGGCCGAGATTGCGGGGTTCGCGGCCTTCTCGCTCCAACCGAATGCGGGGTCTCAGGGCGAATATTCTGGCCTCATGGTCATACGGGCATACCATCGGTCGAAGGGCGAGTCTCACCGAGACGTGTGTTTGATTCCTGTATCGGCCCACGGTACCAATCCCGCTAGCGCTGCCATGGTTGGAATGACGGTCGTCGTCGTCGCCTGCGATCGGCACGGAAACGTCGATGTCGCTGATCTGGAAGCCAAGGCTGTTCAATATCGAGACCGGCTGTCGGCCCTCATGCTCACCTACCCCTCCACCCACGGAGTGTTTGAATCCAGCGTGCGGCGTATCTGCCAGATTGTTCATACCCACGGCGGACAGGTCTATATCGATGGGGCCAATATGAACGCTATGGTCGGCCTCTGCCGTCTGGGCGACATCGGGGCTGACGTCTGCCATCTCAACCTCCATAAGACGTTCTGTATCCCCCATGGAGGGGGAGGCCCGGGCGTAGGACCGATTGGAGTCGCACGGCATCTCATGCCTTTTCTACCAGGACATCCCGTGGTCAAGATCGGGGGACCCGAAGCCATCGGTCCGGTCTCGGCGGCTCCATACGGGAGTCCGGGCATTCTGCCGATCTCCTGGGTGTACATCGCCCTGATGGGTCGTGATGGGTTGACCAAAGCCACACAGGTGGCCATTCTCAATGCCAACTACATGGCCAAGCGACTGGAAAAACATTACGCAATTCTCTACCGGGGAGACTCTGGTTTGGTGGCTCATGAGTTCATTCTGGATCTGCGCGACTTTAAGGAGAGCGCCGGCGTTGAAGCGATGGATGTCGCCAAGCGATTGATGGACTACGGCTTCCATGCGCCGACCGTGTCGTTCCCTGTGGCCGGTACGCTCATGATCGAACCGACGGAAAGCGAATCCAAAAGTGAGCTCGATCGGTTCTGCGAGGCGCTTATTCTCATCCGTGCCGAGATTCAAGACATTGTCGACGGACGCCAACCCCGGACGAACAATCTGCTCAAGAACGCGCCACATACCGCCGCCATCGTGACGGCGACTGAGTGGAACCGCTCCTATAGCCGTGAGCAGGCGGCGTTTCCAGCAGCCTGGGTAAGACACAGTAAATTTTGGCCGAGCGTGAGCCGCATTGACGAGGCCTATGGGGATCGCCATCTCGTGTGCAGCTGTCCGCCAATCGAAGACTATCAGTCCTAACACGACCTGCTTTGGGGTACGGTGCTTGGCCCTACGGCCCATATTATATCGCTCATCTCTCATGCCTGCTTTGTGAGACACGCAGTCGAGCGGAGATGTCGATCCTGATGAGGAGATGCATATGAGCGACATCGACCGTCGGGGCTTTCTGGTGCGTACGGGCTTGGCCCTGACCGCGGCCGTTCTGGCGGAAGCCTGTTCTCACACCTTGGCCTCTCAACCAGCTCCACAGCCCAAGTTCACAAACTGGGAAGACCTACGCACACAGTTTGCACTCTCCCCTCGTCTCATCCATCTCGCGGCGTTCTTCCTTGCATCCCATCCCACGCCGGTGCGTAAAGCCATCGAGCGACATCGCGACGGGTTGGATGCTGATCCTATCGGATATTGGTTTGAACAGGAGGACAAACAAGAGGCAAAGGTCCTTCGGGCAGCCGCTGATTATCTCAATGCCGACCCCACCGACATCGCCTTGACCGACAGCACCACGATGGGCCTCGGACTGCTCTATGGAGGGTTACAGCTTCGACGCGGCCAAGAAATCCTGACCACAACACACGACCACTATTCGACAGAAGTCTCTTTGCGCCTCCGTGCGGAACGCACGGGCGCCACAGTACGTCAAAGCCCCCTCTATCGTGCCCTCAAGACCGTCACGCGCGACGAAATCGTCGAGTCCCTGCGCAAGGGCATCTCGCCCGCCACACGTATCGTGGCGGTCACCTGGGTTCACTCCAGCACAGGGTTGAAACTGCCGATCCACGACATGGCGTTGGCCATCCAATCCATCAATCGCTCGCGGGATGAGCAGGACCGGATCATCTTCTGTGTGGACGGACTCCATGGCTTGGGGGTGGAAGATTTCAGCGTGAGCGAGCTGGGTTGCGATTTCCTGGTTGCGGGAACCCACAAGTGGATGTTCGGCCCACGAGGAACCGGTCTTGTCTGGGGACACCCAAAGGCCTGGCCAATGACCCAGGCCACTATTCCAACGTTTAGTGGGCAAGCCTATGAGCTCTGGATGGAAAACAAATCGTCAAAGGACCTCCCTCCATCGGTCCACATGACACCGGGAGGGTTCCATTCGTTTGAGCATCGCTGGGCGCTGGATGAAGCGTTCAAATTTCATCAAACCATAGGGAAGTCCAGAGTGGCAGAACGCATCTCTGCATTGAACCAGCAATTGAAACAGGGATTAGCATCAATGCGTCATGTGACCCTTCATACGCCGATGTCCCAGGATCTCTCGGCGGGAATCGTCTGTTTCGACGTGGACGGCATAGAGCCTCGCGCAGTGGTGGAAAAGCTCCGTCAGCGCAGCATCGTCGGCAGCGTCACTCCCTACGCAACCAAGTATGTCCGGCTCGCGCCAAGTCTCATCAATTCGCCGAAGGAAATTGAGACAACGCTGGAAGAGATCCGAAAGCTGCGCATGGCCTAGCACGCACCACAGCTCGTTGATACTGATCTCCCCCGCTCCAGCTCCCAATACGTGCCTTGATCACACACGTCACTCAAAGTGACAGCGCAGTTTCTTCGCGGCAGTCCGCAAGGACTGATCGAGGGTCCAGAGTGTCACGTGCCCAAGCACGGCCGACGCGAGGAGATGGGCATCGATCCACCCTAACCCCTGCCCGAAGAGCTTGTGGGTCTCGATAAACATGAGCACCTCTTCATACTCGATGGTCGGCGTGGTTGGGAGCACCGTCAGAGAGCCGAGGACTTCAGATCGACGTTTCATATTGCCGCACGCTAACTCCCCGATAACGAGCGGGTGACAGAGGACCAGATCGTCATCCAGCAAGCGTCGGAGCACGGGAGAGTCGGATCGAAAATGATCGATCCACACGGACGTATCGACTAGGGTGGGCATGCCTAGGCAGACCGGCGGCGGCGGATCTCTTTGAGCTGAGGGTCGCTGCCTCCCAGCCGAGCGAGCCGCTTGGCGGCTTCGCGCGAAATGAGAGCCTCAAGTCCCAAGCGCACGAGCTGTGTTTTTTCGTGAACACCGGTGAGTTGGCCTGCGCGCTTGAGGAGCTGATCGTCGATGTTGAGTGTCGTGCGCATATGCATCAATATGCATGACTGAGGCATCAGCCGTCAAGCTGCTTCTTGTGTGACGGAGCCATCGGAGGCAAAGGGTCAAAGAGCAAATGGCACAGGGTTACGGAAGGTCTTGAACAAGACGGAAGCCCAGGGAGTCGAGCCGGGAGTCGGTGGGGAACCTGTACCGGTAGGATGCACGCAGGGCCACCGGAAGGTTGCTCCAGGAGCCACCACGGAACACGCGCTGGCTCTGGCTTTCGTCATACCAACTTGCGCACCATTCCCAGACATTGCCCGCCATGTCGTAACTGCCGTACGGACTAACGCCATTAGGATACTGGTTGACTGCGGTCGTATGACCGATACGAGACCCTGTACTGTTACATCGATCCTTGTCGAACTCCTCGCCCCAAGGATAGAGACGCCCATCTTCGCCTCGTGCCGCCTTTTCCCACTCCTGCTCTGTCGGAAGACGCCTTCCGGCCCAGTTGGCGTAAGCTTCCGCCTCGTAGTAGCTCACGCCGACAACAGGATGATCTGCTTTGTTCCATGTCGAGGCATTCCAGTAAATAGGGCTTGTGACGTTGTTTTTGGTCTTCCACTGCCACCCATCATCTGACCAGTACTGCTGGTTCTTATAGCCACCTGCCTCTATGAAGGCTCGATACTTCTCATTGGTCACGGGGTACTGATCGATCCAATAGTCATAGTCGATCACCTCACGAGTTTTTCCGTCACCATACAGGAATGGCCCTTTCGGTACTTTCACCATGTCCACTGGAGTGGTCGTGATGTTCTGTCTTCTTTCCTTTTGCTTCAGATGCCCAATCAACCGATCCATGTCTTTATGAAAATCAGGATCAGGGCGTACGACAATCCCGTTTCGATATGACAAGGCTTGGATGCTGACAGGAAGACGTTCCGCCGCTGGAATTTTTGCACCTTGGACCAGCACGGGAATAACAGGAACCTGCCGTTTTAGTGCCGACTCGATTTCAATCCGTACGAAATCGCCAGAGTCTTCAAGTCTGGACTTTCCTTTGCGGCCTTTTCCCCTGAGCCAATCTCGACCGATCACCGCGAGGAACACGTCGCACTTCGCCACCTGTTCGTCCAGATAGGTCCGAAAGTCGACGCCCAGGGGGATGGAATCCACATCGCGAAAGACCGACTGCGGAAACACCTGAATAAGCCGGTCGTAAATCCGACCAGTCACATCGGCACTATCTTCGCGACGATACGAAATCAAAATCTTGCTCATGGTCTCACAACTCGAAGCCCAGGCTTTCCAGCCATCCCAATGGGCTGTGCCGCCAGATTCTACGTATTTTCATGATCAAAGCAAGGCCGTAAACTGAGTCTGGAATTGAGGACGGTTTTACATCCCTGAGGCAGCCAGGAGTGGTGGGAAGTTCGGTGTCAGTTACTGGGGAGAGATCTACTTCTCGTCACACTTTTTGAACTTCGACTCTACGCAACGTTCCGCCATCTCATGCGCTTTCTGAATTTGAGGCAGAGTCATGCGCGAGGCGAGATTGTCGCGGTCCTTCGTGAGTTCTTGTTTTGACCCACCAGTGGACGACTCAATTGCCACGCTGTACCACATATGCGCACGAACATTGTCTTGTGGAACGCCATGCCCTTTGGCAAACATCTGGGCAAGGGCATTCTGGGCCCCTGCGTGCCCCTGCCCGGCCGCCGAGCGATGCCATTTGAACGCCGCTTGAAAATCATGCGTCACACCCAGACCGCTGGCATAGAGGAGTCCCAGATTGTACTGCGCCCGTGCATCTCCTTTTTCCGCCAAGGGTAAAAAGCGTGCCCCTGCGACTCGGAAATCGCCAC is a genomic window of Candidatus Nitrospira kreftii containing:
- a CDS encoding hypothetical protein (conserved protein of unknown function); the encoded protein is MVAMKQGPDRRTANEPSRGSSTWIAIVIALVFCAAVGTGYLAFKRQGLPTSFLAPQVFSSQPSEIPTDSQTKPISADVRLTREGIDLLLNTLDEATRRKDVDAVVRHITSDATITIHMKQGSQQQVALLTREEYRKTLAMAFAFPSANDFTRTTTTVSLAADEQSAKVSFKSAETLLQANREFKIEGEETLLFNIRNGKPMITSLEQTFPGDST
- a CDS encoding glycine decarboxylase, PLP-dependent, subunit (protein P) of glycine cleavage complex, with protein sequence MTIQNWLQPTDDFLPRHLGPSNADLQEMLATLGLHSLDTLADTAIPRDIRLNQPLGIPEREGEEAVLARLKGIASQNKVYRSLIGMGYYDCITPGVIQRNILENPAWYTQYTPYQAEISQGRLEALVNFQTMVADLTGLPLANASLLDEATAAAEAMAMCYAITRHAGQERNEFFMSRDCHPQTLAVLQTRAEPLGITIRSGVPSPDDCLRPKLCGLLLQYPATDGYVGDFSALVTQAHEAGVLVVVATDLLALTLLRSPGEFGADIAVGSTQRFGVPIGFGGPHAAFLATKEEYKRQVPGRLVGVSRDVTGKPAIRLSLQTREQHIRREKATSNICTAQVLLAVMAGMFAVYHGPDGLRRIAERIHGLTLLLAEGLRRLGFDVLPKVFFDTLRIPVSKTQADQIVARANEHGINFRHYEDGSIGMSLDEVSSQEEVHRLLQLFVGHDQLPFRLSDLAATIHPHYPAPLARTSPYLTHEVFHRYRSEHEMLRYLHRLQAKDLSLVHSMIPLGSCTMKLNATAEMLPVTWPEFARLHPYAPVEQTHGYQTLFRQLETWLAEIAGFAAFSLQPNAGSQGEYSGLMVIRAYHRSKGESHRDVCLIPVSAHGTNPASAAMVGMTVVVVACDRHGNVDVADLEAKAVQYRDRLSALMLTYPSTHGVFESSVRRICQIVHTHGGQVYIDGANMNAMVGLCRLGDIGADVCHLNLHKTFCIPHGGGGPGVGPIGVARHLMPFLPGHPVVKIGGPEAIGPVSAAPYGSPGILPISWVYIALMGRDGLTKATQVAILNANYMAKRLEKHYAILYRGDSGLVAHEFILDLRDFKESAGVEAMDVAKRLMDYGFHAPTVSFPVAGTLMIEPTESESKSELDRFCEALILIRAEIQDIVDGRQPRTNNLLKNAPHTAAIVTATEWNRSYSREQAAFPAAWVRHSKFWPSVSRIDEAYGDRHLVCSCPPIEDYQS
- a CDS encoding Aminotransferase class V; translation: MSDIDRRGFLVRTGLALTAAVLAEACSHTLASQPAPQPKFTNWEDLRTQFALSPRLIHLAAFFLASHPTPVRKAIERHRDGLDADPIGYWFEQEDKQEAKVLRAAADYLNADPTDIALTDSTTMGLGLLYGGLQLRRGQEILTTTHDHYSTEVSLRLRAERTGATVRQSPLYRALKTVTRDEIVESLRKGISPATRIVAVTWVHSSTGLKLPIHDMALAIQSINRSRDEQDRIIFCVDGLHGLGVEDFSVSELGCDFLVAGTHKWMFGPRGTGLVWGHPKAWPMTQATIPTFSGQAYELWMENKSSKDLPPSVHMTPGGFHSFEHRWALDEAFKFHQTIGKSRVAERISALNQQLKQGLASMRHVTLHTPMSQDLSAGIVCFDVDGIEPRAVVEKLRQRSIVGSVTPYATKYVRLAPSLINSPKEIETTLEEIRKLRMA
- a CDS encoding Ribonuclease VapC32, encoding MPTLVDTSVWIDHFRSDSPVLRRLLDDDLVLCHPLVIGELACGNMKRRSEVLGSLTVLPTTPTIEYEEVLMFIETHKLFGQGLGWIDAHLLASAVLGHVTLWTLDQSLRTAAKKLRCHFE
- a CDS encoding Antitoxin VapB32, with protein sequence MPQSCILMHMRTTLNIDDQLLKRAGQLTGVHEKTQLVRLGLEALISREAAKRLARLGGSDPQLKEIRRRRSA
- a CDS encoding hypothetical protein (conserved protein of unknown function), producing MSKILISYRREDSADVTGRIYDRLIQVFPQSVFRDVDSIPLGVDFRTYLDEQVAKCDVFLAVIGRDWLRGKGRKGKSRLEDSGDFVRIEIESALKRQVPVIPVLVQGAKIPAAERLPVSIQALSYRNGIVVRPDPDFHKDMDRLIGHLKQKERRQNITTTPVDMVKVPKGPFLYGDGKTREVIDYDYWIDQYPVTNEKYRAFIEAGGYKNQQYWSDDGWQWKTKNNVTSPIYWNASTWNKADHPVVGVSYYEAEAYANWAGRRLPTEQEWEKAARGEDGRLYPWGEEFDKDRCNSTGSRIGHTTAVNQYPNGVSPYGSYDMAGNVWEWCASWYDESQSQRVFRGGSWSNLPVALRASYRYRFPTDSRLDSLGFRLVQDLP
- a CDS encoding hypothetical protein (conserved exported protein of unknown function), yielding MRLFVLAVMFVMTSASAAMAISGEEPYEALQRGDFRVAGARFLPLAEKGDARAQYNLGLLYASGLGVTHDFQAAFKWHRSAAGQGHAGAQNALAQMFAKGHGVPQDNVRAHMWYSVAIESSTGGSKQELTKDRDNLASRMTLPQIQKAHEMAERCVESKFKKCDEK